Proteins from a genomic interval of Fusarium oxysporum Fo47 chromosome I, complete sequence:
- a CDS encoding Cys/Met metabolism PLP-dependent enzyme-domain-containing protein — protein sequence MAEELSKNFETLQLHAGAEVDPTTKSRAVPIYATTSYVFDDSAHGARLFGLKEFGNIYSRIMNPTVDVFEKRIAALEGGVAALAASSGQAAQFLAISTLAQAGDNIVSTSNLYGGTYNQFKVFFPRLGIKTKFVDGDKPEDIAAAIDDKTKAVYVESIGNPRYNIPDLEAISKAAHEKGVPVIVDNTFGAGGYFIRPIDHGADIVVHSATKWIGGHGTTIGGVVVDSGKFDWGKNAARFPQFHEPSEGYHGLKFYETFGNITFIIRARVEILRDLGSTLNPFAAQQLLLGLETLSLRAERHAQNALALAQYLEKSPYVSWVSYPGLESHPYHETAKKYLKRGFGGVLSFGVKGGGAGSEVVDGFKLISNLANVGDAKTLAIHPWSTTHEQLSDEEKRSSGVTEDLIRISVGIEHIDDIIADFEQSFKAAADATTKGEKKDIPVGDKETEAPLAP from the exons atggctgaggAACTTAGCAAGAACTTTGAGACACTGCAGCTTCACGCAGG AGCTGAGGTCGATCCTACCACCAAATCACGAGCTGTCCCTATCTACGCTACAACC AGCTATGTCTTCGATGACTCTGCTCACGGAGCTAGGCTCTTTGGTCTCAAGGAATTCGGCAACATCTACAGCCGTATCATGAAC CCAACTGTCGATGTTTTCGAGAAGAGAATCGCAGCTCTCGAAGGCGGTGTCGCAGCCCTTGCTGCCTCATCAGGCCAGGCTGCTCAGTTCCTCGCCATCAGCACCCTCGCTCAAGCCGGCGACAACATCGTCTCTACTTCTAACCTCTACGGCGGCACTTACAACCAATTCAAGGTCTTCTTCCCTCGTCTGGgcatcaagaccaagtttGTCGATGGTGACAAGCCTGAGGACATTGCGGCTGCTATTGATGATAAGACAAAGGCTGTCTATGTTGAGAGTATTGGAAACCCCAGGTATAACATTCCTGATCTGGAGGCTATTTCTAAGGCTGCTCATGAGAAGGGTGTTCCTGTTATT GTCGACAACACCTTCGGTGCTGGTGGCTACTTCATCCGCCCTATCGATCACGGTGCTGATATTGTCGTTCATTCTGCCACAAAGTGGATTGGAGGCCATGGAACCACAATCGGCGGTGTCGTCGTTGACTCCGGAAAGTTCGACTGGGGCAAGAACGCTGCTCGATTCCCTCAATTCCACGAGCCTTCTGAGGGATACCACGGTCTCAAGTTCTACGAGACCTTCGGCAacatcaccttcatcatccGCGCCCGAGTCGAAATCCTCCGTGATCTCGGTTCAACTCTCAACCCCTTCGCCGCTCAACAGCTCCTCCTCGGTCTCGAGACTCTCAGTCTCCGCGCTGAGCGTCACGCTCAGAACGCTCTCGCCCTTGCTCAATATCTTGAGAAGAGCCCCTATGTCAGCTGGGTTTCGTACCCTGGTCTCGAGAGCCACCCCTACCATGAGACGGCTAAGAAGTACCTCAAGAGAGGCTTCGGTGGTGTTCTGAGCTTTGGCGTAAagggtggtggtgctggaagtgaggttgttgatggcttcaagcttATTTCTAACTTGGCCAATGTCGGTGATGCCAAGACACTTGCTATTCACCCCTGGAGCACCACTCATGAGCAGCTctctgatgaggagaaacGCAGCTCCGGTGTCACTGAG GACTTGATCCGAATTTCGGTTGGTATCGAACACATTGACGACATCATCGCCGACTTTGAGCAGTCTttcaaggctgctgctgatgctaCCACCAAgggcgagaagaaggatatccCTGTAGGTGACAAGGAGACCGAGGCCCCTCTTGCCCCTTAG